The segment TTCGTCCGGCCAGGGTCAGGCGGCCGTTATCGACGGGCTGAAACCGGCCTGCGGCAAGATGAATCATGCGGCTGGAACGGTTGGGAAAGCGGCTGTTTTTGTGCTCTGTTGCTTGCCATGGTTCTACCGGGTCTTGCCCTTCCCGACGACGTTGATGCGCTGAAGGCGATGATCCTTTCCATGGCTCGCGAGCAGGCTGCAAGCGAGGCCCGGATCGCAGTCGCCGACGCTCGGATCGCAGCATCTGAGGCGGAGGTCGCCCGGCTGAAAGCTGTCGAGAAAAGCGCCAGCGAGCGGATCGCCAATCTCACGTCAATCCTGAAAGTTTTACAGCGCACGCAACATGGCACGCGTTCCGAGCGGCTACGCCTGGCCATCGACGACGAGCAGGCCTCCTTTGCCTTCGAAGAGGTCGAGACCGGCCTTTCGGAAATCCGGAGCGAACTCGACCGCGCGGTCGGGAACAAGCCGAAGCGCGCCCCGCGTCCGCGCAAGGGCTTTGCTGCCCACCTCGAACGCATCGAGGAGGTCGTCGAGCCGGAAATCCCGGCCGACTGCGAGGGGCTTGAAAAGGTTCTGATCGGCGAGGATCGATCCGAGCGGCTGGACGTCGTGCCGCCGAAGTTCCAGGTCATCGTCACGCGCCGTCCCAAATACGCCTTCCGGGGCCGTGACGGCGTGGTCCAGGCTCTGGCGCCGGCGCACATCATCGAAAGCGGGCTGCCGACGGAGCGGCTGCTCGCCTATATCGCCGTCTCCAAATACGCCGACGGCCTCCCGCTTTATCGGCAGGAGGCGATCTATCTGCGCGACGGCGTCGAGATCAGCCGGTCGTTGATGGCGCAGTGGATGGGGCATCTGGGCTTCGAGCTGCAGATGCTTGCTGATTACATACTGGAGCGCATCAAGGAGGGCGAAAGGGTCTTCGCCGACGAGACGACCTTGCCCACCCTTGCCCCTGGTTCCGGGAAAACCACGAAAGCCTGGTTGTGGGCCTACGCACGGGATGACCGACCCTATGGCGGAACCAGTCCGCCAATGGTTGCCTATCGTTTTGAAGACAGCAGAGGTGCGGATTGCGTGGCGCGCCACCTCGCCGGATTCAGCGGTATCCTGCAAGTGGATGGCTACTCGGCCTATACCAACCTGGTCAAGGCACGGGCCAAAGCCGGCAGCAATGAAACAATCCGGCTCGCCGGGTGCTGGGCTCACCTGCGGCGCAAATTCTACGACCTGCACATCAGCGGGGTCTCGCAGGCCGCGACGGATTCGATCATCGCCATGACCGAATTGTGGAAGGTCGAGGACGAGGTCCGCGGCAAGGATGCCGGAAGCCGCGCCGCGCTACGTCAGGAAAAGTCCGTGGCCATTGT is part of the Mesorhizobium sp. L-2-11 genome and harbors:
- the tnpC gene encoding IS66 family transposase, which codes for MVLPGLALPDDVDALKAMILSMAREQAASEARIAVADARIAASEAEVARLKAVEKSASERIANLTSILKVLQRTQHGTRSERLRLAIDDEQASFAFEEVETGLSEIRSELDRAVGNKPKRAPRPRKGFAAHLERIEEVVEPEIPADCEGLEKVLIGEDRSERLDVVPPKFQVIVTRRPKYAFRGRDGVVQALAPAHIIESGLPTERLLAYIAVSKYADGLPLYRQEAIYLRDGVEISRSLMAQWMGHLGFELQMLADYILERIKEGERVFADETTLPTLAPGSGKTTKAWLWAYARDDRPYGGTSPPMVAYRFEDSRGADCVARHLAGFSGILQVDGYSAYTNLVKARAKAGSNETIRLAGCWAHLRRKFYDLHISGVSQAATDSIIAMTELWKVEDEVRGKDAGSRAALRQEKSVAIVASLFDLWEAELGKVSGKSKTAEAIRYALTRREALERFLMDGRIEIDSNIVERAIRPQTITRKNSLFAGSHGGGRTWATVATLLQTCKMNSVDPLDWLSQTLTRIAQGWPASEIEMLMPWNFRPDVIG